In a genomic window of Nitrospira sp. ND1:
- a CDS encoding ferritin-like domain-containing protein produces MMVLPQTCERALLERFLRAEAMALWAVRAAQTQNLPRHVQTFLQRHETDEQDHLRQFEGMLGTTSQRAPTLPTVPSQWEMLAVLLFGYEALGLEFATLLATVRPDLADILEDEQVHVGFFEKELRAILAGGESGAQQAREAARTWWKKLPRTVDRYLGDPSLAPYRTELRHHILSIIQERFIALGLLPAGQAGR; encoded by the coding sequence ATGATGGTTCTGCCTCAGACTTGTGAAAGGGCCTTGCTCGAACGGTTTTTACGCGCCGAAGCCATGGCGCTCTGGGCGGTGCGGGCCGCTCAGACCCAGAATCTTCCCCGCCACGTCCAGACGTTTCTCCAGCGCCACGAGACCGACGAGCAGGATCACCTGCGGCAATTCGAAGGGATGCTGGGTACCACGTCCCAGCGGGCGCCGACTCTGCCGACTGTGCCGTCGCAGTGGGAAATGCTGGCGGTGTTGTTGTTCGGGTATGAGGCGCTCGGACTGGAATTCGCGACGCTCCTCGCGACGGTGCGGCCGGACCTGGCGGACATCCTCGAAGACGAACAGGTGCATGTCGGATTCTTCGAGAAGGAATTGAGGGCGATTCTGGCGGGCGGGGAGAGCGGAGCTCAACAGGCGCGGGAGGCGGCACGCACCTGGTGGAAGAAGCTGCCTCGCACGGTGGACCGGTATCTCGGTGATCCCTCCCTCGCGCCGTACCGGACCGAGCTTCGGCACCACATCCTGTCGATCATTCAGGAGCGATTCATTGCGTTGGGCTTGCTGCCTGCGGGGCAGGCAGGCCGGTAA
- a CDS encoding tetratricopeptide repeat protein, which translates to MNGRGARVTNHFGWRWLLAATMVLLFCPLPSALADPSSQHQLQALAGQGDANAQWMLGQALLTGSLGETDEAEAVRWLQLAADQGHALAQRDMGMLYEQGQGVTPDVLEAFFWYSLASRQDSSRARLRRDALAAMLTAEQHEAIAARLKGWRPRK; encoded by the coding sequence TTGAACGGACGGGGAGCGCGGGTCACGAATCATTTCGGATGGCGATGGCTGTTGGCGGCGACGATGGTGCTGTTGTTCTGTCCGCTGCCGTCGGCCTTGGCCGATCCGTCCTCCCAGCATCAGCTGCAGGCGCTTGCCGGGCAGGGCGATGCGAACGCGCAATGGATGTTGGGACAGGCCTTGCTCACGGGCAGTCTCGGGGAAACCGATGAGGCCGAAGCGGTGAGGTGGCTGCAGTTGGCGGCCGACCAGGGCCACGCCTTGGCGCAACGCGACATGGGCATGTTGTATGAGCAGGGGCAGGGGGTGACGCCGGATGTGCTGGAGGCGTTCTTCTGGTATTCCCTTGCGAGTCGTCAGGACAGCAGTCGGGCCAGACTCCGCCGTGATGCGTTGGCGGCGATGCTCACTGCGGAACAACATGAGGCCATTGCGGCACGTCTCAAGGGATGGCGGCCGAGAAAATAA
- a CDS encoding acetyl-CoA carboxylase carboxyltransferase subunit alpha produces MRDYLDFEKPIRELEEKIEKLASAESPKSGTQDEIRKLRTKLAQVEHQLYTTLTPWQRTQLARHPQRPTTLDYINELSREFLELHGDRSFGDDRAIVGGFARFNDRSVMIIGHQKGKTLKERMQRNFGMPNPEGYRKALRLMRLAEKFGRPIITLIDTPGAYPGIGAEERGQAEAIARNLFVMSRLSVPIISVVIGEGGSGGALALGVSDRILMLEHSVYSVISPEGCAAILYDDPSKVPDAAASLKMTAQDLVGLGIVDEVIPEPLGGAHRDPRAMCDRVAKTLANQLYALVELPTDQLIAQRDQKFRKIGVVGGLVPVGA; encoded by the coding sequence ATGAGAGACTACCTCGACTTTGAAAAACCGATCCGCGAACTCGAAGAAAAAATCGAGAAGCTGGCCTCCGCCGAGTCTCCCAAGTCCGGCACGCAGGACGAAATCCGCAAGCTCCGGACAAAACTCGCCCAGGTCGAGCACCAGCTCTATACAACCCTGACGCCCTGGCAGCGCACCCAACTGGCCCGCCATCCTCAGCGGCCCACGACCCTCGACTATATCAACGAACTCTCTCGCGAATTCCTCGAACTGCACGGCGACCGCAGCTTCGGCGACGACCGCGCAATCGTGGGCGGCTTCGCCCGCTTCAACGATCGCTCAGTCATGATTATCGGGCACCAAAAAGGAAAGACGCTCAAAGAGCGTATGCAGCGGAACTTCGGCATGCCCAATCCGGAAGGCTACCGGAAGGCGTTGCGGCTCATGCGGCTGGCGGAAAAGTTCGGCCGCCCGATCATTACGCTGATCGACACCCCCGGCGCCTATCCCGGTATCGGCGCGGAAGAACGCGGACAGGCCGAAGCCATCGCCAGAAACCTGTTCGTCATGTCCCGACTGTCAGTGCCCATCATATCCGTCGTCATCGGCGAAGGCGGCAGCGGCGGCGCCCTGGCGTTGGGCGTGAGCGACCGCATCCTCATGCTGGAACATTCCGTCTACTCCGTCATTTCCCCCGAAGGCTGCGCGGCGATTCTGTACGATGACCCGTCAAAGGTTCCGGATGCCGCAGCCTCGCTGAAAATGACCGCGCAGGATCTGGTCGGACTCGGCATCGTCGATGAAGTGATTCCGGAACCGTTGGGCGGCGCGCATCGTGACCCCCGGGCCATGTGCGATCGGGTCGCCAAGACCCTGGCCAATCAGTTGTATGCCCTGGTTGAACTGCCGACCGACCAGCTCATCGCCCAGCGCGATCAGAAATTCCGCAAGATCGGGGTGGTCGGCGGGCTCGTACCGGTAGGGGCCTAA
- the def gene encoding peptide deformylase, whose product MAIRPILQYPHQALKSTNAAVAPADPAVQAVVQDMLDTLAASPGVALAAPQIGHAVQVIVVDVSRKKGERGHGLVVLLNPVILSLEGKKSVREGCLSVPDYTGHVLRYEQALVEGMAPDGRVVTVSASGFEALAFQHEVDHLNGMLFLDRIQSLSTDLFRRKK is encoded by the coding sequence GTGGCTATCCGTCCGATTCTGCAGTACCCCCATCAGGCACTCAAATCCACGAACGCCGCCGTCGCCCCCGCCGATCCGGCCGTGCAAGCGGTGGTTCAAGATATGCTGGATACGCTCGCCGCGTCACCCGGCGTGGCACTGGCGGCGCCCCAGATCGGGCATGCCGTGCAGGTGATCGTCGTGGATGTGTCGCGCAAGAAAGGCGAGAGGGGCCATGGATTGGTCGTGCTGTTGAACCCGGTCATTCTCTCGCTGGAAGGGAAAAAAAGCGTGCGGGAAGGCTGCCTGAGCGTGCCGGACTATACGGGTCATGTGCTGCGCTACGAACAGGCGCTCGTGGAGGGGATGGCGCCGGACGGCCGGGTCGTCACGGTGAGTGCCTCAGGATTCGAGGCGCTCGCCTTTCAGCATGAAGTGGACCATTTGAACGGCATGCTCTTCCTCGACCGTATTCAGTCACTCAGCACCGATCTCTTCAGACGAAAAAAATAA
- a CDS encoding outer membrane beta-barrel protein yields MSKSIVNAFVATMLWSWGVWTGGAFGQSLLTGTPLGEAPTPVFSAQTPGLEGRSSSDPLWTDALWHADEKGINRFFPQDGFLRVRGWVDGGYTYNASNPRSNFSGPYNAIDRDIPVLNQLYMIVEKPLTATGSNWGIGGRLDFMYGYDYFLTQSNGVERRENGAQGWNAQGQHYGLAMPQAYAEIGNQTFSVKVGHFYTIIGYEGVPSINNFFYSKSFAYQFAGPFTHWGGLATWHLNDRITLQGGLVNGWDSLDRTKDSTTGLASIKYTAPENLWSLSFSMVTGNEPSAVATQFETRTRYSLIFTAHPAERWEYVFHHHYAYQNQGKVDGGTARWYGIDNYLYYALTDQWRAGLRFEWMRDEAGTRVGGNPVRDNPNLGPFAGSFYSLSAGLNYRPHPNVLIRPEVRADWFDGQRSPYNDGLNKNQVLAAINGTLQF; encoded by the coding sequence ATGTCGAAGTCGATCGTGAACGCATTCGTGGCAACCATGTTATGGAGTTGGGGAGTCTGGACGGGAGGCGCCTTCGGGCAATCGCTGCTCACCGGCACCCCGCTGGGTGAAGCGCCCACCCCGGTCTTCTCGGCACAAACGCCGGGCCTGGAAGGTCGCTCCTCGTCGGATCCATTGTGGACTGACGCCCTCTGGCATGCGGATGAGAAGGGCATCAACCGCTTTTTTCCACAAGACGGATTCCTCCGCGTGCGCGGCTGGGTGGACGGCGGGTATACGTATAATGCAAGCAACCCGCGCAGCAACTTCAGCGGACCCTACAACGCCATCGACCGCGACATTCCGGTCCTCAACCAGTTGTACATGATTGTCGAGAAACCGCTGACCGCCACGGGCAGCAATTGGGGCATCGGCGGACGCTTGGATTTCATGTATGGCTACGACTACTTCCTGACACAGAGCAACGGAGTCGAGCGGCGTGAGAACGGCGCGCAGGGCTGGAACGCCCAGGGTCAGCACTACGGGCTGGCGATGCCGCAGGCCTATGCCGAAATCGGGAACCAGACCTTCTCGGTGAAGGTCGGCCACTTCTATACGATCATCGGCTACGAAGGTGTGCCGTCCATCAACAACTTCTTCTACTCCAAATCCTTTGCCTACCAATTCGCCGGCCCCTTCACCCACTGGGGCGGACTGGCCACCTGGCACCTGAACGACCGCATCACGTTGCAAGGCGGCCTGGTGAACGGCTGGGATTCGCTCGACCGGACGAAGGACAGCACCACGGGTCTGGCCAGCATCAAGTACACCGCGCCGGAGAATCTCTGGTCGCTCTCATTCTCCATGGTCACGGGCAACGAACCCAGCGCCGTGGCCACACAATTTGAAACCCGCACGCGATACAGCCTGATCTTCACGGCACATCCGGCCGAGCGATGGGAATACGTCTTCCACCATCACTATGCCTATCAAAACCAGGGCAAGGTCGACGGCGGCACCGCGCGTTGGTACGGCATCGACAACTATCTGTACTATGCGCTCACCGATCAATGGCGGGCCGGTCTGCGCTTCGAGTGGATGCGCGACGAAGCCGGCACCAGGGTCGGCGGCAACCCGGTTCGCGACAACCCGAACCTCGGGCCGTTTGCCGGGTCCTTCTATTCGCTCAGCGCCGGCCTCAACTACCGGCCGCACCCCAATGTGTTGATCCGTCCGGAAGTGCGCGCCGATTGGTTCGACGGGCAGCGCTCGCCGTACAACGACGGCCTGAACAAGAATCAGGTCTTGGCCGCCATCAACGGCACGCTGCAGTTCTAG
- a CDS encoding glycine cleavage system protein R gives MNHFAIVTAFGQDRPGIVALMADSLYRLGCNIEDTCMTRLRGEFTMMLMVRLPEGIAAEELGRRLTPYTTPLDLAVLCRAMPDQAATRQTALEVPTFMLSVYGADHPGIVAQVARTVAQHNGNITDMNTRVVGSGERPIYVMVLEVQLQEAQQADQLRQALEQLKPLLGVDLTFRLLESVTF, from the coding sequence ATGAATCATTTCGCGATTGTCACCGCCTTCGGGCAAGACCGTCCCGGTATCGTCGCCCTGATGGCGGATAGCCTCTACCGACTCGGCTGTAATATCGAAGACACCTGCATGACCCGGCTTCGTGGCGAGTTCACCATGATGCTCATGGTGCGCCTTCCAGAGGGAATCGCCGCCGAGGAGCTTGGCCGACGCCTGACGCCCTATACGACTCCGCTGGACCTTGCCGTCTTGTGCAGAGCGATGCCGGATCAGGCAGCAACCAGGCAGACGGCACTGGAGGTACCGACGTTCATGTTGTCGGTCTACGGGGCCGACCATCCGGGCATCGTGGCACAGGTGGCCCGCACCGTCGCCCAGCATAACGGCAACATCACCGACATGAATACCCGCGTGGTTGGATCGGGAGAGCGTCCCATCTATGTCATGGTCCTGGAGGTTCAATTACAGGAGGCCCAGCAAGCCGACCAGCTCAGACAGGCCCTGGAACAATTGAAGCCACTGCTGGGTGTTGATTTGACCTTCCGTCTGCTCGAAAGTGTCACCTTCTGA
- the hrpB gene encoding ATP-dependent helicase HrpB encodes MVRLPIEEAIPALRRTLATGRAALLTAQPGAGKTTRVPLALLHEPWLAGQKLVLLEPRRLAARAAATYMAAMLGEPVGKTVGYRIRHDTRVGKDTRIEVVTEGILTRLLQHDPSLAGYGLVIFDEFHERSLQADLGLAFARESQRLFRPDLRLLVMSATLDCAAVTRLLQDADTISCEGRLFPVTTQYLDRPIEWHLEPAVVRSIRQALARDEGSLLVFLPGMAEIRRVERQLVEASLGPDMLIAPLHGELPQSEQEQAILPAPTGRRKIVLATSIAETSLTIEGVRVVIDAGLMRVPRFDPRSGLTRLDTIRVTQDAADQRRGRAGRLEPGTCYRLWTTAEQQALLPRRPPEILEADLAPLALDLAEWGVIETSELSWLDPPPAGALAQARELLRQLGALDAQGALTAHGRRLAHVTVHPRLAHMMVTAVPIGLGTHACDLAALLSERDILQGGPGWRNADLRIRVEALRGARDHLAGATINRAGCERVRRASEQWRRQLQLTPSSVDGTDHTGTLLALAYPDRIAQRIAGSEGRYRLANGRGAAFHTVQGLSQDEYLVVAQLDGTGDWARILLAAPVGLPDLQHHCAGQINTVDVLEWDDRLESVRARRQRRLGQLILDDRATHDPDPTQVTAALLFGIRRAGITCLPWTKELQQWRARVGFLHRIDPTWPDLSDDALTNNLDAWLGPFVSGLTSLAQVRRIDLQPPLESLLTWQQRQELPRLVPTHLTVPSGSHVRLDYDQSETPVLAVRLQEMFGCQETPRIAGGRVPVMVHLLSPAGRPVQVTKDLASFWRSTYQEVKKELRGRYPRHHWPDDPLTAQPTNRTKRRT; translated from the coding sequence ATGGTCCGATTACCAATAGAAGAGGCGATCCCGGCACTGCGCCGGACCCTGGCAACCGGACGCGCAGCCTTACTGACGGCGCAACCGGGCGCGGGAAAAACCACGCGTGTCCCGCTGGCCCTGCTGCATGAACCCTGGCTGGCCGGACAGAAACTGGTGCTGCTCGAACCCCGGCGATTGGCCGCCCGCGCGGCCGCAACTTACATGGCTGCCATGCTGGGTGAGCCCGTCGGCAAGACGGTCGGGTACCGCATCCGCCACGATACCAGGGTCGGGAAGGACACGCGGATCGAAGTCGTCACCGAAGGCATTCTCACAAGGCTGCTGCAGCACGACCCGTCACTCGCCGGATACGGCCTCGTCATCTTCGACGAATTTCACGAACGCAGCCTGCAGGCGGATCTTGGCTTGGCCTTCGCCAGGGAATCGCAACGCCTCTTCAGACCGGACCTTCGCCTGCTTGTGATGTCGGCGACCCTCGACTGCGCGGCGGTCACCCGCCTGCTGCAGGATGCGGACACCATCTCCTGCGAAGGCCGCCTGTTCCCCGTCACCACGCAATATCTCGACCGGCCGATCGAATGGCATCTGGAACCGGCAGTGGTCCGGAGCATTCGTCAGGCCCTGGCTCGTGACGAGGGCAGTCTGTTGGTATTTCTCCCCGGCATGGCGGAGATCCGGCGCGTCGAGCGGCAACTTGTCGAGGCCTCCCTCGGCCCGGATATGCTCATCGCACCGCTGCATGGTGAACTCCCGCAGAGTGAACAGGAACAGGCGATTCTCCCCGCGCCGACAGGGCGACGAAAGATCGTACTCGCGACCTCAATCGCAGAAACCAGTTTGACTATCGAAGGTGTGCGGGTCGTCATCGATGCAGGACTGATGCGGGTTCCGCGCTTCGATCCCCGCTCAGGGCTGACGCGGCTGGATACCATTCGTGTTACCCAGGACGCAGCCGATCAACGACGCGGTCGCGCAGGCCGACTGGAGCCGGGCACCTGTTATCGCCTCTGGACGACGGCCGAGCAGCAAGCACTTCTCCCTCGCCGCCCTCCGGAAATCCTGGAGGCGGACCTGGCCCCGCTGGCGCTGGATCTCGCGGAATGGGGTGTGATTGAAACAAGCGAACTGTCCTGGCTCGACCCGCCGCCGGCAGGGGCGTTGGCCCAGGCCCGTGAACTTCTGCGACAGCTCGGAGCGCTCGATGCGCAAGGAGCCCTGACCGCACACGGCCGCCGGCTGGCCCACGTCACTGTTCATCCAAGACTGGCCCACATGATGGTGACCGCCGTGCCGATCGGCCTGGGAACCCATGCCTGCGACCTGGCGGCGCTGCTAAGCGAACGTGACATTCTGCAAGGGGGACCGGGTTGGCGAAACGCCGACCTGCGCATCCGAGTTGAAGCCTTGCGTGGCGCCAGAGACCATCTTGCCGGTGCAACGATCAATCGTGCCGGTTGCGAACGGGTGCGGCGGGCATCGGAGCAGTGGCGGCGACAGCTGCAGCTCACACCATCTTCCGTCGACGGCACCGACCATACCGGCACACTACTCGCTCTCGCCTACCCCGACCGCATTGCGCAACGGATCGCAGGCAGCGAGGGTCGCTATCGTTTGGCCAACGGACGAGGCGCGGCATTTCACACCGTACAAGGCCTCTCTCAAGATGAGTATCTGGTGGTGGCACAACTCGACGGCACCGGCGACTGGGCGCGTATCCTCCTGGCGGCGCCGGTTGGATTGCCGGATCTACAGCACCATTGCGCCGGGCAGATCAACACCGTCGATGTCCTGGAGTGGGACGACCGGTTGGAATCCGTCCGCGCCAGACGGCAGCGCCGGTTGGGGCAACTCATCCTCGACGATCGGGCCACCCACGACCCGGACCCGACTCAAGTCACCGCCGCCTTACTGTTCGGCATCCGTCGGGCGGGGATCACCTGTCTGCCCTGGACCAAAGAGCTGCAGCAGTGGCGCGCACGCGTCGGGTTTCTCCATCGCATCGACCCCACTTGGCCGGACCTGTCAGACGACGCGCTCACAAACAACCTCGACGCGTGGCTGGGGCCATTTGTCAGCGGCCTCACAAGCCTCGCGCAGGTTCGTCGCATCGATCTCCAACCGCCGCTCGAAAGCCTGCTCACATGGCAGCAGCGGCAGGAACTTCCCAGGCTCGTGCCCACACACCTCACCGTGCCGAGTGGCTCCCATGTGCGACTGGACTACGATCAGAGCGAGACGCCGGTGCTGGCCGTGCGCTTACAGGAAATGTTCGGCTGTCAGGAGACACCGCGCATCGCGGGTGGAAGGGTGCCGGTGATGGTGCATCTGCTCTCGCCGGCGGGACGGCCTGTCCAGGTCACGAAAGACCTGGCAAGCTTTTGGCGCTCGACTTATCAAGAGGTGAAGAAAGAACTGCGAGGCCGCTACCCACGCCACCACTGGCCGGATGATCCACTCACCGCTCAACCCACGAATCGGACAAAACGACGAACGTAG
- a CDS encoding DNA polymerase III subunit alpha, with amino-acid sequence MASQFVHLHLHTQYSLLDGANQIDPLMQQVKSFGQPAVAMTDHGNMFGAVEFYRKAKEAGVKPIIGCEAYMAPGSRLEKNSHLAHNDYYHLILLATNLKGYQNLIKLVSKAYLEGFYYKPRMDKEILQQHHEGLIGLSGCLSGEVAYLIGQKDLAGATKAAGEYREIFGKDNYYLELQANGLEHQRIANDGLLEIHKKLDIPLAGTNDCHYLKAEDSRPHDLMLCLQTGKTINDPNRMKFDTDQLYVKSTDQALREFKEMPTAVSNTVKIAEACTLDLAFNKTYLPQFKVPEGFTRESYVEQLALEGLAARLKERPSSIPEIAYQVRLKEEVAVICSMGFAGYFLIVWDIIKFARSRGIPVGPGRGSAAGSLVAYALRITDLDPLVYSLLFERFLNPERVSLPDIDMDFCMDRRDEVINYVIHKYGEDHVAQIITFGTMKAKAAIRDVGRVLEMPYAEVDRIAKLVPDDLKMTLDKALEQEPRLKELVDKDVKVKELMSVAQSLEGLARHASTHAAGIVISDQPLTEHVPLYKGPKDEIVTQYSMGDVEKIGLVKFDFLGLKTLTMIHRAETLVNEVRPGQPPLLVEQLAFDDPETFALLSSGKTTGVFQLESSGMRDLLMGLKPDRFEDIIAIIALYRPGPMDLIPDFIKRKQGKIPIAYEMPELEPILKDTYGVIVYQEQVMAIANKVAGFSLGQADILRRAMGKKKPEEMEKLRVQFLEGAKQKKISEKKADKLYELIQKFAGYGFNKSHAAAYAVVCYQTAYLKAHYPTEFMAALMTTDMGNADKIVGYFTECRGLGIPVLPPDVNQSQKNFAVVDKSIRFGLAAIKNVGEGAVEAIIEVRNETGPFRSFFDLFRRVDLRKLNKRMMEGLIKAGAFDSMGGRRSQYLAVLDQAMDEGMSIQKERALGQTSIFGDDTIGMPQQLDEPALPDVPEWSQGELLKYERELTGFYISAHPLARYEAAIQLFANTTTMQIPDVPDGREVKLCGIITAVKSMLTKKGDRMAYITLEDLHGLVEVIAFPDLYRDHADMIVPERVVRLTGTVDRGDKGTKLRGTKIEPLADLQNTGISRVMIHLHDGPTASTRLPMLRQVFQKYPGASSVSLVMALGGTMEARTSPLPNVKITPSEHFVADIEEVLGKGAITLVT; translated from the coding sequence GTGGCATCACAATTCGTTCATCTGCATCTCCATACCCAATACAGCCTCCTCGACGGCGCCAACCAAATCGACCCCCTGATGCAACAGGTGAAGTCGTTCGGGCAACCGGCCGTCGCGATGACCGATCATGGCAACATGTTCGGGGCGGTGGAGTTCTACCGGAAAGCGAAGGAAGCGGGGGTCAAACCCATCATCGGGTGCGAAGCCTACATGGCGCCGGGCAGTAGGCTCGAGAAGAATTCTCACCTCGCGCACAACGACTACTACCACCTGATTCTGCTCGCGACAAACCTCAAGGGATACCAGAACCTCATCAAGCTTGTGAGCAAAGCATATCTTGAAGGTTTCTACTATAAGCCGCGGATGGATAAGGAAATTCTGCAGCAGCACCATGAAGGATTGATCGGCCTCTCTGGCTGTCTCAGCGGCGAGGTCGCCTACCTCATCGGGCAAAAAGATCTCGCGGGCGCCACCAAAGCGGCTGGCGAATATCGGGAAATTTTCGGCAAAGACAACTATTACTTGGAACTGCAAGCCAACGGGTTGGAGCATCAGCGCATCGCCAACGACGGCCTGCTGGAGATCCACAAGAAGCTGGACATCCCGCTCGCCGGCACCAACGATTGTCATTATCTGAAAGCAGAAGATTCGCGTCCACATGACCTCATGCTCTGCCTGCAAACCGGTAAGACCATCAACGATCCCAATCGGATGAAGTTCGATACCGACCAGCTCTACGTCAAATCGACGGACCAGGCATTGAGAGAGTTCAAGGAAATGCCGACCGCGGTCTCGAATACCGTCAAGATTGCTGAAGCCTGCACCCTCGACCTGGCGTTCAATAAGACCTACCTGCCTCAGTTTAAAGTGCCCGAGGGCTTCACCCGCGAATCCTATGTGGAGCAACTGGCCCTGGAAGGGCTGGCGGCACGCCTCAAGGAACGGCCGAGCTCTATTCCCGAGATCGCTTATCAGGTCCGGCTGAAAGAAGAAGTCGCCGTGATCTGCTCGATGGGATTCGCCGGCTACTTTCTCATCGTCTGGGACATCATCAAGTTCGCCCGCTCGCGCGGCATTCCGGTCGGGCCCGGACGCGGCTCCGCTGCCGGCAGCCTCGTTGCCTATGCCCTGCGTATCACCGATCTCGATCCGCTCGTCTACTCACTGCTCTTCGAACGGTTCCTGAATCCTGAGCGTGTGTCCCTTCCCGACATCGACATGGACTTCTGCATGGATCGCCGGGATGAAGTCATCAACTACGTCATCCATAAATACGGCGAAGACCATGTTGCGCAAATCATCACATTCGGGACCATGAAGGCGAAGGCGGCCATTCGCGACGTGGGGCGTGTGCTCGAAATGCCCTACGCCGAAGTGGATCGGATTGCGAAGCTGGTCCCGGACGACTTGAAGATGACCCTCGACAAGGCGCTCGAACAGGAGCCGCGCCTGAAGGAACTCGTCGATAAAGATGTGAAGGTGAAGGAACTCATGTCGGTGGCGCAGTCGCTCGAAGGCCTCGCCCGCCATGCCTCCACACACGCGGCCGGTATCGTGATCTCCGATCAGCCGCTCACCGAACACGTCCCGCTTTACAAGGGCCCCAAGGACGAAATCGTCACCCAATATTCGATGGGTGATGTCGAAAAAATCGGCCTGGTGAAGTTCGACTTCCTTGGACTGAAAACGCTCACCATGATTCACCGCGCAGAGACGTTGGTGAACGAAGTGCGCCCCGGTCAGCCGCCCTTGCTCGTCGAGCAACTGGCGTTCGACGATCCTGAAACATTTGCGCTGCTGTCGTCCGGAAAAACCACCGGCGTCTTCCAGCTCGAAAGTTCCGGCATGCGCGACCTCTTAATGGGCCTGAAACCGGACCGGTTCGAAGACATCATCGCCATCATCGCGCTCTATCGCCCCGGCCCGATGGACCTCATTCCGGACTTCATCAAGCGCAAACAGGGCAAGATCCCGATCGCCTATGAGATGCCCGAGCTCGAGCCGATCCTGAAGGACACGTACGGCGTCATCGTGTACCAGGAACAGGTCATGGCCATCGCCAACAAGGTGGCCGGATTCTCGCTGGGACAAGCGGATATTCTCCGTCGCGCCATGGGCAAGAAGAAGCCCGAGGAGATGGAGAAGCTCCGCGTCCAATTCCTGGAAGGCGCGAAACAGAAAAAAATATCCGAGAAGAAGGCCGACAAACTCTACGAACTCATCCAGAAGTTTGCCGGATACGGCTTCAACAAATCGCACGCCGCCGCCTATGCGGTGGTCTGTTACCAGACGGCGTATCTCAAGGCGCATTACCCCACCGAGTTCATGGCGGCGCTGATGACCACCGACATGGGCAACGCCGACAAGATCGTCGGCTACTTCACCGAATGTCGCGGGCTCGGCATTCCGGTGTTGCCACCGGACGTGAACCAGAGCCAGAAGAATTTCGCCGTCGTGGACAAGAGCATCCGCTTCGGGCTCGCGGCGATCAAGAATGTCGGCGAAGGCGCGGTTGAAGCCATCATTGAAGTGCGCAACGAGACCGGACCGTTTCGCTCCTTCTTCGACCTCTTCCGCCGGGTCGATCTCCGCAAGTTGAACAAACGCATGATGGAAGGGTTGATCAAAGCCGGGGCCTTCGATTCCATGGGCGGACGGCGCTCGCAATACCTGGCCGTGCTCGACCAGGCCATGGACGAAGGGATGAGCATCCAGAAAGAGCGCGCGCTCGGCCAGACCAGCATCTTTGGCGACGACACCATCGGTATGCCGCAGCAACTGGATGAGCCGGCCTTGCCCGACGTGCCAGAATGGAGCCAGGGCGAGCTGCTGAAATACGAGCGGGAGTTGACCGGCTTCTACATCAGCGCCCATCCGCTGGCCCGCTATGAAGCGGCCATCCAACTCTTCGCCAACACCACGACCATGCAGATCCCCGATGTGCCGGACGGACGCGAGGTCAAACTCTGCGGGATCATCACGGCGGTGAAATCCATGCTCACCAAAAAAGGCGACCGCATGGCCTACATCACACTAGAGGATTTACATGGGCTGGTAGAAGTGATAGCCTTCCCCGACCTGTATCGAGACCATGCCGACATGATCGTGCCGGAACGGGTCGTGCGATTGACGGGCACCGTGGATCGCGGAGACAAGGGCACCAAGTTGCGCGGGACCAAGATCGAACCGCTGGCTGATTTGCAGAACACAGGGATTTCGCGGGTGATGATTCACCTGCACGACGGACCGACGGCCTCCACCAGACTGCCGATGCTCCGACAGGTGTTCCAGAAATATCCCGGTGCTTCGAGCGTCTCTCTGGTCATGGCCCTCGGCGGTACGATGGAAGCGCGAACCTCTCCCCTCCCCAACGTCAAGATCACTCCCAGCGAGCATTTTGTCGCCGATATTGAGGAAGTGCTAGGCAAGGGCGCCATCACTTTGGTAACCTAG